In Vicingus serpentipes, the following are encoded in one genomic region:
- a CDS encoding M48 family metalloprotease, giving the protein MKNILSILIVSLFLLNSTVAQICGYNKTISFEDFYCDFESQTKDKYSEVSVSKILDVIGASKSFVLLPCDDMQNCFATTFNGVRYIVYDKGFLDGIANNSDSWSKMSILAHEIGHHINGHTVEALLYSAGTIEPKVLSERRKQELEADEFSGFVLGKLGATLEQCQSALTIVSNNDNDLNSTHPKLDKRLQAIKNGYDKAKSGAVNICLKGDCLAGQGIKKYKNGTYEGEFLNGKRNGHGIYYWNNGDIYKGMWENNFQKGLGERTYIDGSKYKGNWDRGKKDGFGKMVYNNSSFYSGTWENDLKDGFARTFSVENGNSSGFWIKGEQIPRIRGGCLSGDCDDYIDKKGNVTGQFTILTSHTYQKGDFIDGLIVKGKVINHVGNVYVGRFDNYALVQGYYIVNDVVNDVDSTDHPISVIQFYNISGTVLDLDSIPLSNVKVKMVGTDGSSIVVESDVNGSFLIGRDLMFPETSYGLLVSKPGYFSVIRKETTVGIVNSKKFFHEYRLQKIEMIFSKLEIEEIINKNRRIYVGDRLIFKDEIIYLFNKYGVKKNNIDYYIANTDYYDK; this is encoded by the coding sequence ATGAAAAATATATTATCAATATTAATAGTTTCATTATTTCTTCTAAATTCTACTGTAGCACAAATTTGTGGTTACAATAAAACAATCAGTTTTGAGGATTTTTATTGTGATTTTGAATCACAAACTAAAGACAAATACTCTGAGGTTTCGGTTAGTAAGATACTTGATGTAATTGGTGCTTCTAAAAGTTTTGTTTTGTTGCCATGTGACGATATGCAGAATTGTTTTGCTACAACATTTAATGGTGTTAGATACATTGTGTATGATAAGGGTTTTTTAGATGGTATTGCAAATAATTCTGATTCTTGGAGCAAGATGTCAATATTAGCCCATGAAATAGGTCATCATATTAATGGACATACTGTAGAGGCTTTATTATATTCTGCAGGAACAATTGAGCCTAAAGTTTTAAGTGAAAGAAGAAAACAAGAGTTAGAGGCAGATGAGTTTTCAGGGTTTGTCTTAGGGAAGCTTGGAGCGACATTAGAGCAATGTCAAAGTGCATTAACAATAGTGTCTAATAATGATAATGATTTAAATAGTACTCATCCAAAGCTTGATAAAAGGTTGCAAGCCATTAAAAATGGTTACGACAAAGCAAAGTCAGGAGCTGTAAATATTTGTCTCAAAGGAGATTGTTTAGCTGGTCAGGGAATTAAAAAATATAAAAATGGCACATATGAAGGTGAATTTTTAAATGGGAAAAGAAACGGTCATGGTATTTATTATTGGAATAATGGTGATATATATAAAGGAATGTGGGAGAATAATTTTCAAAAGGGTTTAGGGGAGAGAACTTATATTGATGGAAGTAAATATAAGGGTAATTGGGATAGAGGGAAAAAAGATGGCTTTGGTAAAATGGTTTATAATAATTCATCTTTTTATTCTGGTACATGGGAAAATGATTTAAAAGATGGTTTTGCAAGGACTTTTAGTGTAGAAAATGGAAATAGTAGTGGTTTTTGGATAAAAGGTGAACAAATACCAAGAATAAGAGGAGGTTGTTTGTCTGGTGATTGTGATGATTATATAGATAAAAAAGGTAATGTTACAGGTCAATTTACAATTTTAACAAGTCATACTTATCAAAAAGGTGATTTTATTGATGGTCTTATAGTTAAAGGTAAAGTGATTAATCATGTTGGGAATGTTTATGTTGGTAGGTTTGATAATTATGCCTTGGTACAAGGTTATTACATAGTTAATGATGTTGTTAATGATGTTGACTCAACCGATCATCCTATTAGTGTTATTCAATTTTATAATATTTCAGGCACAGTATTAGATTTAGACTCTATTCCACTTTCAAATGTTAAAGTTAAAATGGTAGGTACTGATGGTAGTTCCATTGTTGTTGAAAGTGATGTAAATGGTAGTTTTTTGATTGGTAGAGATTTAATGTTTCCTGAAACTTCATATGGCTTATTAGTTTCAAAACCTGGGTATTTTTCAGTAATAAGAAAAGAAACAACAGTTGGAATTGTTAATAGTAAAAAGTTTTTTCATGAATACCGCCTTCAAAAAATTGAGATGATATTTAGTAAACTGGAAATTGAAGAGATAATCAATAAAAATCGACGAATATATGTAGGTGATCGATTAATTTTTAAGGATGAAATAATTTATTTGTTTAATAAATATGGAGTTAAGAAAAATAATATTGATTATTATATAGCAAACACTGATTATTATGATAAATAA
- a CDS encoding helix-turn-helix domain-containing protein, which produces MKQIQLLNVTPDELKKEITTDLKNQLDEFLKNFKPKQPNEYYTRKEVADLFKVDISTIHNWCKSGRLKPLGIGNRVYFLRSDIDKCLTPLNS; this is translated from the coding sequence ATGAAACAAATTCAATTATTAAATGTAACTCCAGACGAGTTAAAAAAAGAAATTACAACTGATTTAAAAAATCAATTAGATGAGTTCTTAAAGAACTTTAAACCAAAACAACCAAATGAATATTACACACGCAAAGAGGTTGCAGACCTTTTTAAAGTGGATATTTCTACAATTCATAATTGGTGCAAGTCTGGACGATTGAAGCCTCTCGGCATAGGTAATAGAGTGTATTTTTTAAGGTCTGATATAGACAAGTGTTTAACCCCCTTAAATTCTTAG
- a CDS encoding CBS domain-containing protein gives MRVEEIMTSPIVVTQPGVKIANLKDMFIRKNINAVPVLEEDGTISGVISSSDLVAVHNESLFVRDVMSRNVHIGLKNNRVKDAAKMMVKHGVHHLVIMDDGNVVGMLSSMDIIKVFSEE, from the coding sequence ATGAGAGTTGAAGAAATAATGACTAGTCCGATTGTAGTAACTCAGCCAGGAGTAAAAATTGCTAATTTAAAAGATATGTTTATTCGAAAGAATATAAATGCAGTGCCTGTATTGGAAGAAGATGGAACAATTTCAGGAGTTATATCTTCGAGTGACTTAGTTGCCGTTCATAATGAATCTTTATTTGTTCGAGATGTAATGTCAAGAAATGTACATATTGGTTTAAAAAACAATAGAGTAAAAGATGCTGCTAAAATGATGGTTAAACATGGGGTTCATCATCTAGTAATTATGGATGATGGGAATGTAGTTGGAATGCTAAGTTCTATGGATATTATAAAGGTGTTTTCCGAAGAATAA
- a CDS encoding SpoIIE family protein phosphatase: protein MARFILTLISLILLQQVFSEVNIDSLLIEIEKHNDNSKALDSYVSIEIEQDYDIGFKIKSDSLRAKYYDKLSSHYFSKGNAPKCISYSFLALYLYEKNKDQIGISNCYYNLSDMYAIINDFEKSKIFFSKYIDLIRQNNMGDDYLVGYYGNIGLDYFMPQGMYDTAIVYLKKGIELNSHLDYGNQILFHSSIARCYSFLGQIDSSDFHYKILHNYYKTDSLNLIREKAYYLVSAGQTYFEQNKIIKAESSLKGGVLIADSIKLIEPLLKGTQQLYQLYKAQNKKNKALFYLEKYHKAYSSLYNTSQQQKSVASLLNYQAEKKQIEMVAKQELIEFKATEEISHQKFIRNIIIISTLILLILLVIIFQKLHISRKQNIIIENQKITLNNSYNELDRKNKETIDSIAYAKRIQTAILPPNKLISKHLQNSFILYKPKDIVAGDFYWLEPTKNAILLAAADCTGHGVPGAMVSVVCNNGLNRAVREHGLTDPGQILDKTREIVIQEFEKSEDEVKDGMDIALCSIADNKLQYAGAHNPLWIIRKGEIIETKANKQPIGKFDNPEPYTTHSFDLQKGDSIYIFSDGYVDQFGGEKGKKFKVKAFRELLLSIQDKLMEDQKQIIDEAFETWKGDLEQIDDVCVIGVRV, encoded by the coding sequence ATGGCTAGATTCATTCTAACTCTAATCTCATTAATATTACTACAACAAGTTTTTTCTGAAGTCAATATTGATTCTTTATTAATTGAAATTGAAAAACATAATGACAACTCGAAAGCTCTTGATTCTTATGTTTCGATTGAAATAGAACAGGATTATGACATTGGATTTAAAATAAAAAGTGATTCATTAAGGGCTAAATACTACGACAAATTATCTTCTCATTATTTTTCAAAAGGAAATGCTCCTAAATGTATTTCTTATTCTTTCCTTGCTCTTTATTTATATGAAAAAAACAAAGATCAGATAGGTATAAGTAACTGTTACTATAATTTAAGTGATATGTATGCAATAATTAATGATTTTGAAAAATCAAAAATATTCTTCTCAAAATATATAGATCTAATAAGACAAAACAATATGGGGGATGATTATTTAGTCGGGTATTATGGTAATATTGGTTTAGATTACTTCATGCCTCAAGGAATGTATGACACAGCAATTGTCTATCTAAAAAAAGGGATTGAACTTAATTCTCATCTTGATTATGGAAATCAAATATTATTTCATTCTTCAATAGCTAGATGCTATAGCTTTTTAGGTCAAATCGATTCTTCAGATTTTCACTATAAAATATTACATAATTATTATAAAACAGACTCTCTTAATTTAATCAGAGAGAAAGCATATTATTTAGTAAGCGCAGGGCAAACATACTTTGAACAAAACAAAATAATAAAAGCAGAAAGTAGCCTTAAAGGAGGAGTTTTAATAGCTGATAGTATTAAATTAATTGAACCATTACTTAAAGGGACGCAACAATTATATCAGCTTTATAAAGCTCAAAATAAAAAAAATAAAGCCTTATTTTATTTAGAAAAATATCATAAAGCATATTCAAGTCTATACAATACTTCTCAACAACAAAAGTCAGTTGCAAGCTTACTTAATTATCAAGCTGAAAAGAAGCAAATTGAAATGGTCGCAAAACAAGAATTAATAGAGTTTAAAGCTACAGAAGAAATCAGCCACCAAAAATTTATTAGAAATATTATAATTATTTCTACACTAATATTATTGATTCTTTTAGTAATAATATTTCAAAAATTACATATTTCAAGAAAGCAAAACATTATAATAGAGAATCAAAAAATCACCCTTAACAATTCATATAATGAATTAGACAGAAAAAATAAAGAAACCATAGATTCTATTGCCTATGCTAAAAGAATACAAACGGCTATTTTACCTCCAAATAAATTAATTTCAAAACATTTACAAAACAGTTTTATCCTATATAAACCTAAAGATATAGTTGCTGGTGATTTCTATTGGCTTGAGCCTACTAAGAATGCCATTTTATTGGCAGCAGCAGATTGCACCGGACATGGAGTGCCAGGAGCCATGGTAAGTGTGGTGTGTAACAACGGATTAAATCGAGCAGTTAGAGAGCATGGCTTAACCGACCCCGGACAGATATTAGACAAGACAAGAGAAATAGTAATACAAGAATTTGAAAAGAGTGAAGATGAAGTAAAAGATGGGATGGACATAGCATTATGTAGTATAGCAGACAACAAACTACAATATGCTGGAGCACATAATCCATTGTGGATAATCCGTAAAGGAGAAATAATAGAAACAAAAGCGAATAAGCAACCTATCGGAAAGTTTGATAATCCAGAACCCTATACAACACATAGTTTTGATTTACAAAAAGGAGATTCAATTTATATTTTTTCTGATGGTTATGTGGACCAATTTGGTGGAGAAAAAGGCAAGAAATTTAAAGTCAAAGCATTCAGAGAATTACTCTTAAGCATTCAAGATAAATTAATGGAAGACCAAAAGCAAATCATTGATGAAGCATTTGAAACTTGGAAAGGAGATTTAGAACAGATTGATGATGTCTGTGTTATAGGTGTTAGAGTTTAG
- a CDS encoding tyrosine-type recombinase/integrase, whose product MATVNYRLVKIKTSSKSQIHVYISLGRGNVILKKTGFTISPNDWSTTTKRPKQNDAHLKNLFNKLNKLSNYIYEQINEAEIKGEIINSFWLENVIDTHFNRLGKINLNNNLLTTQIEYIIDNANTRKIKGTSKVGLSQNRIKGYVTFFNLILRYEKHLKCKIRLTDINNSFVDKFTNWLMNKENYSINYSGKMLDNLKTICLDAKKRGIKINDFAPNIESFKEIKKDKDIITLSFDELEIIRNKELTKDHLINVRKWLLIGCEIGQRGGDLLNLTKDNLRYIENNLVIDITQQKTGKNVTIPIYKDYIEYILTKEFPYKISNQKFNQYLKDLCKECNINEVVSGKKYDNKKKRKVSGNFPKYELITSHSLRRSFATNYYKHIPTPILIEITGHSKESMFLEYIGKPKDKDENAKLFLKLVKEMNNKTENNLKAV is encoded by the coding sequence ATGGCAACTGTAAATTATCGACTGGTAAAAATCAAGACCTCATCAAAAAGTCAAATTCACGTTTATATCTCTTTGGGGCGTGGTAATGTTATCTTAAAAAAAACAGGGTTCACAATTAGCCCGAATGACTGGAGTACGACAACTAAAAGACCAAAGCAAAACGATGCACACTTAAAAAATCTATTCAATAAACTAAACAAACTATCAAATTACATTTACGAACAAATTAATGAAGCCGAAATAAAGGGCGAAATAATTAACTCATTTTGGTTAGAAAATGTTATTGATACACACTTTAATCGATTAGGCAAAATCAACCTCAACAATAATTTACTTACTACACAAATAGAATACATAATTGACAATGCAAACACTCGTAAAATAAAAGGGACCTCAAAAGTGGGGTTATCACAAAACAGGATTAAAGGCTATGTTACTTTTTTCAACCTCATCTTGCGATATGAGAAACACCTAAAATGTAAAATAAGATTAACCGATATTAATAACTCATTTGTTGATAAATTCACAAACTGGTTAATGAATAAAGAAAACTATTCTATTAACTATTCAGGTAAAATGTTAGACAATCTAAAAACGATTTGTTTAGATGCAAAAAAAAGAGGTATCAAAATAAATGACTTTGCACCTAATATAGAAAGTTTTAAAGAGATTAAAAAAGACAAAGATATTATTACACTTTCATTTGATGAACTTGAAATAATAAGAAACAAAGAACTAACAAAAGACCATTTAATTAATGTTAGAAAATGGTTGTTAATCGGTTGTGAAATAGGACAAAGAGGGGGCGACCTTTTAAACCTAACAAAAGACAATCTTAGATACATTGAGAATAATTTAGTAATTGATATTACTCAACAAAAGACTGGCAAAAATGTAACTATACCTATTTACAAAGATTATATTGAGTATATTCTTACAAAAGAATTTCCTTACAAAATATCAAACCAAAAATTTAACCAGTATCTTAAAGACCTATGTAAAGAATGTAATATTAATGAGGTTGTATCTGGCAAAAAGTACGACAACAAAAAGAAACGTAAAGTTTCGGGTAATTTCCCTAAATATGAGTTAATTACATCACACTCTTTAAGACGTTCTTTTGCAACGAATTACTATAAACACATACCTACTCCAATACTAATAGAAATAACAGGACACTCAAAAGAAAGTATGTTTTTAGAATACATCGGAAAACCAAAAGACAAAGACGAAAACGCAAAACTGTTTTTGAAACTGGTTAAAGAAATGAATAATAAAACAGAAAACAATTTAAAAGCAGTATAA
- a CDS encoding DUF4339 domain-containing protein, giving the protein MINNKKYFIVIDNKQEGPFTKEELIAKSIRITDETLVWSKGFPDWKKAKEVDDLMSLLISVPPPIPSVSKSEKVEVEFSKKVEVEVSKKEKDYSDFKRKFAINFKREAIIIIMIFALDFLLYILVYWEPLRNRLHNDVIWFFRNPFPFFFSAWSIRLVYVVIKWLNRYAK; this is encoded by the coding sequence ATGATAAATAACAAAAAATATTTTATTGTTATAGATAATAAACAAGAAGGTCCTTTTACAAAGGAAGAACTGATAGCTAAAAGCATCAGAATTACTGATGAAACTTTAGTATGGTCTAAAGGATTTCCAGATTGGAAAAAAGCAAAAGAAGTAGATGATTTAATGTCACTGTTAATATCAGTACCACCCCCAATTCCTTCTGTGTCAAAATCAGAGAAAGTTGAGGTAGAATTTTCTAAAAAAGTAGAAGTTGAGGTTTCTAAAAAAGAAAAAGATTATTCTGATTTCAAAAGAAAATTTGCTATAAATTTTAAAAGGGAAGCAATTATTATTATAATGATATTTGCTTTAGATTTTTTATTATATATACTTGTTTATTGGGAGCCATTAAGAAATAGACTTCATAATGATGTTATTTGGTTTTTTAGAAATCCTTTTCCTTTTTTCTTTTCTGCTTGGTCAATTCGATTGGTTTATGTTGTCATTAAATGGTTAAACCGTTATGCTAAGTAG
- a CDS encoding DEAD/DEAH box helicase → MSFKKLLPCIKENLEKFEFENPKPIQKQLIPKIKGGANFIGIAPEGAGKTTNLIISTIQKLNGEAFEDVPRALVFAKDKQAVLKLEEEFNKWIKNTDLRIAIAYEEGKIDDQKDAIYVGSDIVIGTPKRLNKIYFQNGLNLANLQLLIIEDAEFLIGTSFHTEIHRIVESLAKCQYLVFANKFDHKIEKLQELYMEDAQVIDIE, encoded by the coding sequence ATGTCTTTCAAAAAGTTATTACCCTGTATTAAAGAAAATTTAGAAAAATTTGAATTTGAAAATCCTAAACCTATACAAAAACAACTTATCCCTAAAATTAAAGGTGGTGCAAATTTTATTGGTATTGCACCAGAAGGAGCAGGTAAAACGACTAATTTAATTATCAGTACAATCCAAAAATTAAATGGTGAGGCCTTTGAAGATGTTCCTCGAGCATTAGTTTTCGCAAAAGATAAACAGGCAGTTTTAAAACTCGAAGAAGAGTTTAATAAATGGATTAAGAATACCGATTTACGAATTGCCATTGCTTATGAGGAAGGTAAAATTGATGATCAGAAAGATGCTATTTATGTAGGCTCAGACATCGTAATTGGAACCCCAAAGCGTTTGAATAAAATATATTTTCAAAATGGATTAAACTTGGCTAACCTTCAACTTTTAATAATAGAAGATGCTGAATTTTTAATAGGAACAAGTTTTCATACTGAAATTCATAGAATTGTAGAAAGTTTAGCAAAATGCCAATATTTAGTTTTTGCAAATAAGTTTGATCATAAGATTGAAAAGTTACAAGAACTTTATATGGAAGATGCCCAAGTTATTGACATTGAATAA
- a CDS encoding RteC domain-containing protein: MENCKEIEILLSNSELKEEIEIIDFLGVEEKSYKLTNEIFFYENLQMLYYKSNEENYFWQYCNLSTYKKTFDERFEIYKKTYTDAELNDFISKELTLLNSYLKHDFDGNVICLYYTSTINPDIKFPIYNDCLDEFRDVLILSNQKKISFLEKEITKQIKVINSSNIKFTGTQTDFIELVKALIENESLKGNSQKEIIETLSNFLNIKINNPDKLIQDLKKRNNGSETLFLDSLKETLYDYINST, encoded by the coding sequence ATGGAAAATTGTAAAGAAATAGAAATACTTTTATCAAATTCAGAATTAAAAGAAGAGATAGAAATTATTGATTTTTTGGGAGTTGAAGAGAAAAGCTATAAACTTACAAATGAAATATTTTTTTATGAAAATCTACAAATGTTATACTACAAAAGCAATGAAGAAAACTATTTTTGGCAATATTGCAATCTTTCAACATACAAAAAAACATTCGATGAAAGATTTGAAATCTACAAAAAAACATACACTGATGCAGAATTAAACGATTTCATATCTAAAGAATTAACATTACTCAATAGTTATTTAAAACATGATTTCGACGGTAATGTTATTTGCTTATATTATACTTCAACAATTAACCCAGATATAAAATTCCCTATATATAATGATTGTTTAGATGAATTTAGAGATGTATTAATTTTATCTAACCAAAAAAAAATAAGTTTCTTGGAAAAAGAAATAACTAAACAGATTAAAGTAATAAACTCTTCAAATATTAAATTTACTGGAACTCAAACCGATTTTATTGAATTAGTTAAAGCACTAATTGAGAATGAAAGTCTAAAAGGAAACAGTCAAAAAGAAATAATTGAAACACTTTCAAATTTCCTAAACATTAAGATTAATAATCCTGATAAATTGATACAAGATTTAAAGAAAAGAAATAACGGTAGTGAAACCTTATTTTTAGATTCCCTCAAAGAAACCCTATACGATTATATTAATTCTACTTAA
- a CDS encoding T9SS type A sorting domain-containing protein — MKALSFLVCFFLFVIYSFSQTIIPSWAQIHEGALQFYTSSSVVGENNSLYSIGYFDGIVEFGQDTLISNGGLDIFITKIDSNGNYLWSKSIGSFGDEQGIAINRDSENNYYIVGYFSGSVDFDPNTGINELTSDYGICPFTIKIDSEGNLLWAGHINSKGASDLSSSIVSTSTGVYVIGQFSDSADFDPNIGTYYLYPENSSGLFIQKLDKTTGNLLWVKQISSSYVFSRSVKIDGNENLYIYGMYNGTIDLDPNPSNLINRTTNGQSDLFLLKLDLNGNFLNAVTIGGIDHDESTNFHISETNELILLGRFRETVDFNPGLGVDYKTSEFTNSGFILSLDSSLNYNSVKVFNGNGHSTTNSCVTNSSNELYVYGEYTNEILLNTDYDISPSQSQGSLDIFVVKYDANRNYVFSNVIGGQNSDVPQQILIDSQSNIYITGKINSTLGVDFDPTPSQLNLSGTQTFYVKYFEGCLPSTSNVILNECFSYTSPSGNYVWDSSGIYNDTLLNHIGCDSVITIDLTINLVDTTVSVNQNILFSNATGALYKWLNCDNNFEPILGESNQFFIPNSIGNYAVEINQNGCIDTSSCISFVTNIEDYHKNLNISVYPNPTKDIIYIDAKDYDNLKVEVYNLLGEMVFSEMINGNDFINTNSFAKDGVFFIKVIEGKSLVFTQKIKILN; from the coding sequence CGAAGGAGCTCTTCAATTTTATACTTCATCAAGTGTTGTTGGGGAAAATAATTCTTTATATTCAATTGGCTATTTTGATGGTATAGTTGAATTTGGACAAGATACTCTGATTTCAAATGGTGGTCTTGATATATTTATTACAAAAATTGATTCAAATGGAAACTATTTATGGTCAAAATCTATTGGTTCCTTCGGAGATGAACAAGGCATTGCTATTAATAGAGATTCTGAAAACAACTATTATATTGTTGGTTATTTCTCAGGTTCAGTAGACTTTGATCCTAATACAGGAATTAATGAACTAACTTCTGATTATGGTATTTGTCCATTTACAATTAAAATTGATAGTGAGGGTAATTTATTGTGGGCTGGACATATTAACTCAAAAGGGGCGTCTGATTTATCATCTTCTATAGTTTCTACTTCTACTGGTGTTTATGTAATTGGTCAATTTTCAGACTCAGCAGATTTTGATCCAAATATTGGAACTTATTATTTGTACCCTGAAAATTCTTCTGGGTTATTTATACAAAAATTGGACAAAACTACAGGTAACTTATTATGGGTGAAGCAGATTTCTTCTTCATATGTTTTTAGTAGATCAGTTAAAATTGATGGAAATGAAAATTTATATATCTATGGGATGTATAATGGAACGATAGATCTTGATCCAAATCCATCTAATTTAATTAATAGAACAACAAATGGTCAAAGTGATTTATTTTTATTAAAATTAGATTTAAATGGTAATTTTTTAAATGCAGTTACTATTGGTGGCATAGATCATGATGAGTCTACAAACTTTCATATCTCAGAAACAAACGAATTAATACTGTTGGGTAGATTCAGAGAGACAGTTGATTTTAACCCAGGTTTAGGGGTAGATTATAAAACTTCTGAATTCACAAATTCAGGGTTTATACTCAGTTTAGATTCAAGTTTAAACTATAATTCGGTAAAAGTATTTAATGGTAATGGACACAGTACAACAAATTCATGTGTAACAAATTCTTCTAATGAATTGTATGTTTATGGGGAGTATACAAATGAAATATTATTAAATACTGATTATGATATTTCACCTTCTCAAAGTCAAGGTTCACTTGATATTTTTGTTGTTAAGTATGATGCTAATAGAAATTATGTTTTTAGTAATGTTATAGGTGGTCAAAATAGTGATGTTCCCCAACAAATATTGATTGATAGTCAAAGCAATATATATATAACAGGAAAAATTAACTCAACATTAGGTGTTGATTTTGATCCTACACCAAGTCAATTAAATCTTTCTGGAACCCAAACTTTTTATGTAAAGTATTTTGAAGGATGTTTACCTTCAACTTCAAACGTAATTTTAAATGAATGTTTTTCATATACTTCACCAAGCGGTAACTATGTTTGGGATTCATCAGGTATATATAATGATACTTTACTAAACCATATAGGTTGCGATAGCGTTATTACTATTGATTTAACTATAAATTTAGTCGATACTACTGTATCAGTTAATCAAAATATTTTGTTTTCAAACGCGACTGGGGCATTATATAAATGGTTAAATTGTGATAATAATTTTGAACCCATATTGGGTGAATCAAATCAATTTTTCATTCCAAATTCTATTGGTAATTATGCTGTAGAAATCAATCAAAATGGATGTATTGATACATCATCTTGCATTTCATTTGTAACTAATATTGAAGATTATCACAAAAATTTAAATATTTCAGTTTATCCAAACCCAACAAAAGATATAATCTATATTGATGCTAAAGATTATGATAATCTTAAAGTTGAAGTTTATAATTTATTAGGTGAGATGGTTTTTTCAGAAATGATTAACGGAAATGACTTTATAAACACTAATAGTTTTGCTAAAGATGGAGTGTTTTTTATAAAAGTTATAGAAGGAAAAAGTTTGGTGTTTACCCAAAAAATAAAAATCCTTAATTAA